ACAGCCTGACTTaccgttaaaaataaataaataaaaatgcatccCTCTCTATTGTTCTTTTAAACTCAGTCTATGCTACTCTCTCTGTTTTGTAGGTTTCACCATCCAATATTGTCCCCACTAGAAAGTGGGTTTCAGCTAGAAGTCGACGTTCTCTCACATCTACTGAAAGCCCAGAGTCTGATATTTGAATGGAAATTTCTCTTATCACTGGTAAATTTGCACAATGCACACACAAAGCTACAGACCTGGGTTCAAATATTTGAGAAGCAAAAGGAAACCAAGAAACATCTATTTGGAGGACAATCCCAAAAAGCTGTACAGCCTCCACATCTCTTCCTCTGGTTAATGAAGTTTAAAAATCACCTTGTAGCAAAGTTTAGCTTCTACTTCCATGAAGCTCTTAGTAGGCAGACATCTGAAATGAAGACTCTAACAGCTAAAACTAACCCAGACTACTTTGGAAAAATCTGTAGCTTTATTAGAAGATATGACGCTGGTAATGTATCCTTAATATTTGACAACAGGGGTTCAGATAGCTTTCAAGGTCACGGTTATCACCATCCAGATTCATACAGAGAAGCTCCCAAAGGGGTAGACCAGTACCCAGCAATAGTATCATTACCCAATGACAGACCTATAATGCACTGGCCGAATGTCATCATGATAATGGCAGAcaagagtcctgacctcaacaccTTGGAAAAAGTGGTCTACTTTTATGATGACAAAGTTCAAAGCACATATTTCTTGACACGTCCTGAGCCTAATTTTACGATCGTGGTGATTTTTGAATCCAAGAAGTCCGAAAGGGATTCTCACTTCATTTCTTTTCTCAATGAAATCTCACATTCCCTGAAAAGCTCAAGGGTATTTGCAAGCTTGAAGCCAGGGTCCAAGGGTTAAATTAAATCCTAATTATAGATAGAAGAAAAGTATAGAATTGCCCCCATAAAGGGATGTTATGTTATAGATTAAACACCTGCTAATTACATGAATATAACACGGAGAGTGATCTCAGGGGCTGTGCTAGTTCTCATTTTACTCattttattgtagttttttttctactcctccccctcccctcccccccatcaggGCTCTCTACATTTCTAATTTCTCAGTATTAGGCCACACTCTCGCTGTTCTAGCTGGGGATAACATGAAACTTCTGCCAATCGGCTTTTTCACATTTGTCCATACAATTTTACAGACTTTTCAGTGTCAAAAATATTATTGCTGCATTTCTGTGGTCTAATAAAATAGCTGCAAAGATACTGACATACAAAGCGTCAGCAGATACTTGTAGCAAATCCAGATGCTCTCATCCAAATGATTTAGAATGGTGCTGAGAATTGTAGTCATGGTACTAAGTTACAGAGTGTTGAGTAGTGATTTGATTTGTGTTGATACATATTGAAAAGTTATGTACCAGCATctattaaacaataaaaaaaaaaacaacctctttaatatataaaaaaaaaaacggttccTTAAACCAAAAGCTTCTGTTCAGAAGGACAATACCTGAGGTTTAAGAGATTTATGCAACTTTATTGAATGTTTATACCGTGAACAATATCAAAGGTGACCTAAAAGAGGTGAAATAGGGATGTGGTTGTAGTTTTTTCTTTGATCTCCTTTCCCCTTCCCCCCATTAGATCCTATTTGTGTATCTGTCATTATTATATTCCTGCTTCTGTTAAGGTCCACACAAACAGAAGATTTTTTACATGCATAAGACTAGCATATTTAAATATTGGATCCTggagatttttggatatgtgatACATGAAATGACTGTTCAGTGCAGAATCACACCTAAGGTTGGTGCTCCTTTCACATCAGTCTGTTTGTAGCGGTGCAGAGTGTTTTAATTTGTCACTTTAAAAGGAGTTAGTTTTCAAACACGTTGGAAAATTATAGCGTTACTGACTACCATACATTGTGAAGAAATTTCAATTCCTTTTAGTACTTTACAACTCCCAGTTTAGTGGCTAATAAATGATGCTTAGATATCGAATTTTTGTTGTGGGGATctagtaaacatatatatattttttttttagactctcACATACACCTGCTACACTTACTTCTGACACAGTAATCACCAAATTCAGTGCAgtaacgtttttttttatttttcgtggAACTCATCCTCTTGTTAAGAGTTTGTAGACCCGCTGCTATATCTGAGACTTTTTAccagttaattttatttgttgtatttcttaaaccatCTGTCTCTATGGATGTTGATGTCCCACCTAAGTTCTATTTATAATCCATATTTGAGAGTTTAAAATTGCAAGTATATTTTTTACACGTTGACCTTCACAAGGTTTCTCTTCTTTTTATCAGAATACTGaactttaaaatgtgtttcttaaGATGAATATTTTCAAATGGTTAAGAATATATGACCGCAATACCTTtagaataaaaatgtttttattttgttttggtttaaCACGGGTATAAATGTGGACTGCACTAATGGGTGGGTGCTTAAGTCACTACATAAGCTGCTAAAATTAAATTCATATTGCAATTATTTTGTGTTTGCTTTATTTCAAGGATCTTTCATTCAATATACATGGAGAGGATTTCTGTGGTGCTGCCTAGGTTGCATTAACTGACAGAGCAGTAAATAAAGATAAGTTATTAAAGGAAGACTCCATACCCCATAACAACGTCATCAAAATGGCAGCTGGGAACTTTCTTACCTGAAGGGATTAAACCATTCTTCATTAGTTAACCCTCAACGGTTGCCTATAGCGCCAGGGGCACTGCCTATTGACTCCAGCagtttgagaacagtttaacccctgcaGATGAGAAAGCACCTGACGATCTCCTAACACGATAGTGTCTCTCTGCATTGACCCAGTGCTTTACTATTGGATTTTCAACAAGCTGGACATACTCATGctaagcatgaggacgtccagcataggttcacagagtcaaactccgtgaaactgcaggaagcccctctagtagacagccacaagaggcagtcttaaaactgcaatattgttttatattgcaggttaTGGGAACGATgagatgaagcggtctgggtgcctatagtgtccctgtaacatAAATGGGACCCCACAAAACCTGTATGTAAAATCCCATTAATAATTATTCTATTAGAAGAACTTGATTACAGATCTATTTACTTTTATTCAGCTCAAATCTCTTGATTTTTGCTAATAAAGTTCTCCTGACCTTCACTTTATTCACGATCAAACTGAAACCACATTATACAAATGGGTTCTCAAACGGATCACGTTGCTGCAGTGAAATTGGTTTGAAATAGCACCGCTAACTTGCAGCTCAACTGTAACTTTAATGGAAtgttgcaagcaccataaccactgccaggcGCTGTAGTGATTGGTGCCAGTTTGACTTCATAGCTGGAGTCCACCGGGTGTTactccccgcctccactacagCTGACAGGTAGCCGGCGGCTGATGCCGTCAGCCAAAAAGCTAGCCTTGCAGGCGTTACCTCTATGCTGGCTGTAGGGAATGTGGGTAGCATCACCATGGAGGTGGGGCTGCCTGGGATCTTCTGGCACTATAGCCACTACAACACGCTGTATTGCTTATGGTatctggagtgctcctttaatgacatttgaaattccctgctttaaaaagaaaaaaaaaatgtctctcaAACTGGGGTGGCCAAAAGTATTACCATAGAAGCAAACAAAATTTAAATTATTTCTATACCGCCAATATATTCCATAAATAAACAGCCAAAAAAGCTAAACATTAAACAGGCAGATAGTGCAACTAGTCACCAGCAGGAGGCGCTAGAAACATGGCGTTATgaatacacatttaaaatgtgtttcaaCATCATGTTTTAAGGTTGCCTTTTTTTTAGTTCAAatatactgtaataataatagCGTCCTCTATTAAGGTGTCCTAAGTGTACAAAGCAACACGAACCATCGTATAACACACTGAATGCTTTCATTATTATTCTACACAATATTTTCATATTggctttttttaatgtattaatatgCAATAATGATGTAGCATAAATGCGTTTTAGTGAAGATAATTTATTTCCACACTTTAACTACATGCACTGTATTATGATTTGCATGTAACATATTTTACACTTCAATATTCTAATACACTAAAATAAATGGGTGCGTTAGTATTAATATCATGTGATTTAATTCTATGAAACATATGATTTGACAGGACGTTTAGTAACTTTGCCCTCTATTTCCTGTTTTAAGACTATATTTAATGCATTCGCTGTGTGTTCTATATTGGCTTGACGAAGATCGTGGTTACCATTCAAAATGATGCTTTGTATACTTGGACAAACACAgtaataaagggacactggagTGTTAAATATTAGTTTTGGGACTTAGCCACTCCTCTCTGTTTTATGCCATTATC
This Pelobates fuscus isolate aPelFus1 chromosome 3, aPelFus1.pri, whole genome shotgun sequence DNA region includes the following protein-coding sequences:
- the KICS2 gene encoding KICSTOR subunit 2 is translated as MVAPNGPGDVPAGPWLLQGEEEDADELFIMSASMVTPLMTCSSVAVEQSVLQTFFSHLGNFSSDKAKDSAEKEREANKNAGASWSSMLAALAHLAAAEKAYHSMSFLGQKPGGQSFFSRKDSIRTNYTSLYNELKKVATTGRNAIGGTAPHLEELLSHISEQLCYFVQARMEIADFYEKMYTLSNQKFINAEELVNILEIILKKYESRFHHPILSPLESGFQLEVDVLSHLLKAQSLIFEWKFLLSLVNLHNAHTKLQTWVQIFEKQKETKKHLFGGQSQKAVQPPHLFLWLMKFKNHLVAKFSFYFHEALSRQTSEMKTLTAKTNPDYFGKICSFIRRYDAGNVSLIFDNRGSDSFQGHGYHHPDSYREAPKGVDQYPAIVSLPNDRPIMHWPNVIMIMADKSPDLNTLEKVVYFYDDKVQSTYFLTRPEPNFTIVVIFESKKSERDSHFISFLNEISHSLKSSRVFASLKPGSKG